AACTGAAAGAATTTATTGCACGCTTCAGCTCCAACGCGTCCAAGGCCAAACAGGCAACCTCGCGCAAAAAGCTGCTTGATAAGCTGGAGATCGAGGAGATGCCGGTCTCTTCGCGCAAATACCCCTTCGTGCTCTTCAAGCCCGAACGCCCCTGCGGCGATATTATCCTCGAAGTGAAGGGTCTGACCAAAAGTATCGGTGGGATCAAGATTCTCGACAATTTTGATCTGACTGTGAGCAAGGGCGAGAAGATTGCCTTCGTTGGTGGCAACAGCCTGGCCAAGACGACTTTGTTGCAGATTTTGGCGGGGGACCTCAAACCGGACAGCGGAACTTGTCGCTGGGGTATAACGATCACCAGCTCCTACTTTCCTAAAGAGAACAGCAGCTATTTTGCCAATGACCTGAGCTTGATCGAGTGGCTCTGTCAGTATCCACCGCATGAGGGTGAAAATTTTGCCCGCGGATTTTTGGGGCGGATGCTTTTTTCAGGGGATGAAGCGACCAAGATGACCAATGTGCTGAGCGGTGGCGAAAAGGTCCGTTGCATGCTGGCGCGCATGATGCTGACCAGCGCCAATGTGCTGATTTTTGATGAGCCGACCAATCACCTGGACCTCGAATCGATTACGGCACTTAATAACAGCCTGATGGAATTTTCCGAAGTGATCCTTTTTACCTCGCACGACCAAAAGTTTGTCTCTACGATTGCGACCCGTATTATTGAATTGACCTCGGGTGGTGTGATCGATCGGGTCATGAACTTTGATGAGTATCTGATAAATCCGGATGTCAATGCATTGCGCGCCAAACTCTGTCAGGGTGAAGCTGATCTCAAACTTTAACTCTGGTAGTATTCGACGGTTTCGAAGTTTTACGCATAAGGAGTGGTCATGGAACAACTTATTCTGGTTTGGGTTGTGTTTGGTGCCGCGGCGGCCTCTATGGCAAAAGGCAAGGGGCGTAATGTCTATTTATGGATGCTGATCGGAGTCCTGATCGGTCCTTTTGCGGCCTTGATTGTCGGGCTGATGAAAAAGACAGAGACCGGCGATAAGAAATATGACTAAGGGGAAGAAAAGCCAAAAGAAACCCCAATTATCCGTTTTTGCCGAGGCTCGGCAACATATGGCGACAGATTTTGAAAAAATTCTGCCGCAAAGTTTACATGGTCGCAAAGGGAAGTGGAAGTTCGGTCTTCTGCTGGTCTTTTTCGAGTTAGTGGTGCTGGGTCTGTTGGGGGGGTCTATTTACCGTTGGTTTGCTGGTTAATCTTTCACCTTTGCCATAATTTTGCGCTCGGAACTTAACTCCTCCCATCCCCGAGTTACACGCAGCCACCCGAACTCTGGTCGGCTGGAAAATTTTCTGTTACTATCTCCGAATTCTTCTCTGACCAATCCAAATCGGGGTTCCATGCAAAAACACCGCTATCTCTATCTGCAGATTTTAACCGCGTCGCGCATTTTTCTGGCGGCCATTCTGGCGAGCGTTTTTGCCGTTTACGGTCTAAATGCCTGGACAATCCTGGCTGCGGCTATTCTGGGTTGCATGGCTGAACTGACTGACCTGTTCGATGGGATGCTGGCGCGGAAGTACGGACTGACCAGTGATTTTGGTAAGTTTTTTGACCCCTATACTGATTCGATCGCCCGCCTCATCATGTTCTTTGCGTTGGCCTATGTCCATCTGGTGCCGCTCTGGTTACCGGTCGTGATGGCGTTGCGTGATGTGTCGGTCAGCTATATCCGTCTGTTTGCCATGAAAGAGCATGTCGTCATGGCTTCACGACTGTCAGGCAAGATCAAAGCCTGGGCTCAGGGTGTCGGGTTTTTCCTGCTGTTGTTGATTGGACTTTTGGGCCGATTTGATCTTAACCTCAGCCAACTTGTCCCGTATATCGCCCTGTTTGTTCTGCTCGTCACCCTGTGGTCCCTGTTCGATTACGCAGCGTATCTCTTTTATCTGGTCAGAAAAAAAACGCCTTAGACCCCGATTACGGAATCCTGATGAATCATGTCCTTTACAGCCTGGTTGCCGGTCATCGTCAGCGTCTTGCTCTGGCCAGTTTGTTTGCTGGAGCAATCAGGCAGGGGACGGCTGAGGTCGATCTCGCCGCGTTAAAGGCTTCTGGGATCGCCGCCCTGGTGTTCGATTTCGATGGCGTCCTGGCTCCCCATGGGGCACAAGCGCCGCTGCCAGAGACAGAAAGGGTACTCGCCCAGGCTCTGGAAGTTTTTGGTTCCGGTCATGTTTATATCCTGAGTAACAAGCCATCTCCTGAGCGTCTGGCCTATTTCAAGCGACAGTTCCCCAGCATCATTTTTATCAGCGGTGTACGCAAAAAGCCCTATCCAGATGGCTTGATGAAAGTTGCATCCGTCGGACAATACGCGCCAAATCAGATCGCCCTGCTCGATGATCGACTCATGACCGGCGGTTTAGCCTGTGTTCATGCAGGCTCTAAATTCGTATATATTTCGAAACCTTACACATCATTCCTTCAACACCCTTTTAAAGAATTTTTTTTCGCCAGCGTACGTCTCTTCGAGGTGCTGCTGGCCCGCCTTGCTGCTTGAAAAAAATAAATGTTTACTGTTTATTCGTTGGCCTTTGCTTTTAGGTGCATACCCTATTGACTTCAGGCCTGTGGGCAGAATAATATTCTGCGTATATGAGTGATTCGAGAATATTTGACGATATTGATCTGAAGATTTTAGAGATTCTTCAGGAAAAAGCCCGTATCCCCAACGCCGAGGTTGCCCGTCAGGTTGGCATGGCCCCCTCGGCGATCCTGGAGCGGATTCGTAAGCTGGAGTTGCAAGGGGTTATTCAGGGGTATGAGGTACGTCTCGACCCGGCCCATTTTGGCCAGGGATTAACCGCTTTTGTTGAACTACAGACTTCCGGAGCAGTCGATATCGGGCAACAACTCATGGCGATCCCCGGTGCTCAGGAAGTCTTTCAGACCAGTGGAACCAGTAACTACCTCTGCAAATTGCGCTTAACGTCCCTGGAGGATCTGGGGCGTTGTTTGCGCGATGACTTCGGTGCCC
Above is a genomic segment from Geopsychrobacter electrodiphilus DSM 16401 containing:
- a CDS encoding ABC-F family ATP-binding cassette domain-containing protein produces the protein MISASNICLAYGKRTIFKNVNIKFTPGNCYGLIGANGAGKSTFLKILAGDTEPDKGEVAIAKGLRLAVLRQDQFAFDDETVFNTVIMGHKRLYEVMVEREAIYAKGEFTEEDGVRSGELEAEFSEMNGYDVESEAAVLLNGLGIGEDLRQKKMKELEGGEKVRVLLAQALFGNPDILLLDEPTNHLDLKSIQWLEEFLGRFQNTVIVVSHDRHFLNQACTHIADIDFGTIRAYVGNYDFWYEASQLVLKQKQDANRKTSDKANELKEFIARFSSNASKAKQATSRKKLLDKLEIEEMPVSSRKYPFVLFKPERPCGDIILEVKGLTKSIGGIKILDNFDLTVSKGEKIAFVGGNSLAKTTLLQILAGDLKPDSGTCRWGITITSSYFPKENSSYFANDLSLIEWLCQYPPHEGENFARGFLGRMLFSGDEATKMTNVLSGGEKVRCMLARMMLTSANVLIFDEPTNHLDLESITALNNSLMEFSEVILFTSHDQKFVSTIATRIIELTSGGVIDRVMNFDEYLINPDVNALRAKLCQGEADLKL
- a CDS encoding CDP-alcohol phosphatidyltransferase family protein → MQKHRYLYLQILTASRIFLAAILASVFAVYGLNAWTILAAAILGCMAELTDLFDGMLARKYGLTSDFGKFFDPYTDSIARLIMFFALAYVHLVPLWLPVVMALRDVSVSYIRLFAMKEHVVMASRLSGKIKAWAQGVGFFLLLLIGLLGRFDLNLSQLVPYIALFVLLVTLWSLFDYAAYLFYLVRKKTP
- a CDS encoding Lrp/AsnC family transcriptional regulator; protein product: MSDSRIFDDIDLKILEILQEKARIPNAEVARQVGMAPSAILERIRKLELQGVIQGYEVRLDPAHFGQGLTAFVELQTSGAVDIGQQLMAIPGAQEVFQTSGTSNYLCKLRLTSLEDLGRCLRDDFGALDGVSHVSARVVLDTLKETRKISLDL